TTTAGGACTACTTACCAATATCATTCCGCCTATTGCAGCATTATTTTTGGGGATAGAATTAATCGCCACCACTAAGCTGCAAACCGAAATGGTGTATGAAATTGCAGCAGCCTACGGCTTAGATTTAGAAGATTCTGCAAGACGAGGAGAAGCTTTAGCTATCTTTGGCTTATCATTAGGTGCAGACGTAATGAAAACAGGTTTGACCGTTGTGGAAATCATTCCAGGTATTGGTGCGGCAGTAGGTGCGTCTACTAATGCAGCTATGCTTTATGTATTGGGTCAAACAGCCTGTCGTTTTTATCAAGGAAAGATCGATCGTACAGAGGTTGCATCTATGCAGCAAAAAACCGATGCTGATTGGCGAATTGCTTTAGAACAGTCTAAAATTATGGACTGCATTTTGGCGCAGATGATCGCAGTTAGTTATCCAAACCAAAATTGGTCAGAAACTCTAAAGGTAATTGAAGACATTTCTTCTTCTTCGGTGAAAAACATTGCTGAAAGTCTAGAACATCCTCAAGATTTGTCTAAGTTACTGGATCAACTGTTACCAGAATTTGCACCTTTAACCTTAGAAAGATGCTACAGAATTGCTAAGTCTAATGGCGAAGTCACTTTAAAAGAACAGGAAATACTAAGCCAAATTGCCATCAAATTTGATTTAGATATGTCTGGACTAAGTGAAAATTAATCTATTGCTAAAAGCTAATCTGTGTAATGCTATAAAACGAACAGCCACAAAAATAAGGACGTGAGGTAAAACAAAACGTCCTTATAATATTGCTTTGAAAGATTAGCAGGTTATTTGGGTTAGCGATGTAACCATTTAGCTGCCACTGCACCTAAAGCTGCACCAACTAAGGGATTGCTTAGGAATTTTAACAGTGCGGGTTGATCTGCCATTACTTCTTGAAAGATATCAGGATGAGAATGATAGCTAAAACTTGCCAGTTTGCTAACATCGTCAGCATTCATGCGACTGGCGTGATGGGTAGACAAACCAAGCTGTTTTTCTAGATCTTTTTCCTTTAGACCTCTTTTCTCTAGATGCTTAATAAACTCTTTGGCTACATCATCTCGTTCATTGGGCTTAATCTGAGCGATCGCTTTTTGCAACTCAGGTTCCATCTGTTGTGGAGAAACGTTATCATGATGAAAAGCTTTTTGAAACAAACCGTGTCTTTCTTCTTTGGTGCTACGTTGAGCAAAATCATCAAAGTTGTCGTAATTTTCGCTCACAGAAGTGCCATCGAGAGATTCGACGTTACCACCTGCTAGGTCGTTCATTATTTGCTTTTTATACTTGTCACTGCTGGACATATTCTTGCTCCTAAAATTAGTAATACGGTTAAACTGCATCGAGATAATTACAATTATCCTTGGTACTCAATGTTGTTAGACTGCACATCATATTTAGCAGTCAAAATTCTTTCTTTATCTGGCGCATACATCAAAATAGTCAAATCTTGATCGGGAAAATTCTGATGGAAACCCATTGCCAACGCTTTAGCTAATGTTTTTACTTCTTCGGGCTTAACTTTGTCCGAAATAACTACACCGAGCTTATTATTGTCACGTACAAAAGAATCTTTGACTAATCCTTGACTAGTGCTAACTACCCAATCACCAAATTTTTGTCCTGCAACACTGTCTCCTCTTTCTAATTGAGTATAGGCATTAGATCTACTGTCTAAAGTTGGATTAGGAAGAGTGGCAGTACTACTTGAAGAACAGGCGGTAGCCGTAACTGTGATCATCAATGCTAGTAAAGTAGCCGTTAAAATACGGCGAATTTTGTTCAACTTCATTTTTGTAAATGAAACTCCAAATGTTATTTAACAAGGCGATATTTAAACAAAAGAGAGAAGGAAAATTTTGTTTCCTTCTCAATTTTTAATGGATTAAACTACTATCGAATTGATTATTTGATTAGTCAACTGCATCTTTGACTGCATCTTTGCCATCTTCAACAGCGTTTTGAGCAGATGCTTCACCTTGTTTGGCTTTACCTTCTGCTTCAGTGCCTTCGTCTCCAGTAACTTTACCCATTGCTTCTTTGGCTTTACCTTCTACATTCTTAGCTGCAGCTTTAGCTTTATCTTCAAGACTCATAATATTATCTCCTTTGAGATTTCTGTATTTATTGTTACTACTTAGAATAATTTGAATTTTTTAATAATCAATCTACCAAAAGGAGTAGTTTTGTTTTTTCAAATATAAATGTGACTAAATGTAATTTATAGATTTACTAAGATTTTTTAAAAGATAATTAAAATTTACTTATTATCTTTAATATATAAATAATATTTTGATACTATAACTCTGGTGTATGACTTGAGGAGATGCAGTTTTTAAACTAAATATTCCTATCTAAAGAAAGATGATGCTCGGGTAAAAATTTGGTAACCTAATTCCAAATCAAAGGCACAATTTTTGGAAAATTATTCAAGAATTTACTCTACCTATTTACTTCTCATTTGTTAATAGGTTTTTTCAAGAAGATTAATTATTAAAGGGAAGAAGTCGTGTTTTTTACAAAAGTATTGCTCCAGGCACCTGTCATAGTGCAACCAGAGCCGAGTTTAGAAGCAGTTCAAGATGCCTCCTATGTATTCAATGGTCCCCAGTTTTTTGCAGCTTTGATTGCAGGAATAGTTTTGGCTTTTGCTTTCCAGCTACTATTTACCAATTTGGGAGTTGCTGCTGGTATTTCTATGGCTGGGGGCAGTTCTAGTAGATCTTCTACACCTGATACACAAAATCTACAGGATTTAGAAGGGAGGACTGTATATGACCTAGCAGACGATAGTTCTCACAGTTCTAGTGGCTTGGGCAGCACAATTAAAAAAATTGGTCTTGCTGTCGGTTTGGGTACGCTAATCAGCGTTAGTCTGTCTCTATTTATTGCTAGCTTTCTAGCCGTTAAGCTAGGCTTATTTGTAGCTCCTCTTTCAGGGGCAATTGTTGGCTTGGTTATTTGGGCAGCCTTTTTTGCTCTGATGGTAACCTTTAGTTCTAGGGCAATTGGTTCACTGTTAGGATCGGTTGTTAGTACTGCCACATCTGGAATGCAGTCAATTTTGGGTACTGCCACCGCTGCCATAGGTGCAGGTGCAGCTAGTAAACAGGTAATAAATACAGCAGAAGCTGCTGCGGCTGCGGTGAGAAAAGAGTTAGGAATGGCAATCGACCCTGTTTCGATGAGGGAAAACGTCGAGGACTTTTTGCATTCTCTCAAACCAGCAGGGCTAGATATTGACAAGATTGCCCAAGATTTTGAACGGCTATTAGATGACGAAAATCTGCATACTATTTTAGATAGCGACAGTATTCGCAGCGTTGATCGCAACACCTTCGTCCAGTTGATTAGCGATCGCAGTGACATCTCGAAAAAAGACGCAGATCGTATTGCTGGCAAGCTAGAGTCGGTTTGGCGTAAAACCCATAGTAAGGTTGCTCCCTCTGGCAATCCTCTTAATGATTTCACGAGCTATCTCAAGTCGGCAACTAGAGAGCAGCTTACAGGTACAGATTTTGGAGATAAGATAGATTCTTTGATTGGCGAAATAGGCAAAAATCGTCGCGCTCAATCTTCTAGTCCTCTAACC
This DNA window, taken from Pleurocapsa sp. FMAR1, encodes the following:
- a CDS encoding CsbD family protein; the encoded protein is MSLEDKAKAAAKNVEGKAKEAMGKVTGDEGTEAEGKAKQGEASAQNAVEDGKDAVKDAVD